Proteins encoded by one window of Rhodopirellula islandica:
- a CDS encoding SPFH domain-containing protein has product MMGVGFYAVLKVLVGCLYTVRPDQRAVVTTFGAVKRLGAGSDGQALSDDERERYEYPQVEVIGPGGPYFKLPWQRVHKVSVATQTVDLTWDPSKAQSTIEAVTKDNLTTGVNGQIRYRISENNLYPYLFGVESPLEHVMGYFVSVLRERIANFVDPKGQSLLADAVAETEAIAGTGDGDLESKSSAVELSEGVSINDLRKNLPLLNQYMEEQCRSTTARYGIELDAALITEIDPPAEVDRALSAINSTRNQVAADISTARADSEQQITMSARAVEIATNNAQAEVAPLHELAGTLISIKSEGGSDCLKAYLRNLRVPLFKRTERIYQTESKIEGKA; this is encoded by the coding sequence ATGATGGGTGTCGGCTTTTATGCCGTGCTCAAGGTTCTGGTCGGGTGTTTGTACACCGTTCGGCCGGATCAACGAGCGGTGGTCACCACCTTTGGGGCAGTGAAACGCCTGGGGGCAGGTTCTGATGGTCAAGCTCTCTCCGATGATGAGCGTGAACGTTACGAGTACCCGCAGGTCGAGGTGATTGGACCCGGTGGGCCCTACTTCAAACTGCCATGGCAGCGAGTTCACAAAGTCAGCGTGGCAACGCAAACGGTGGACCTGACTTGGGACCCTTCCAAGGCCCAGAGCACAATCGAAGCCGTGACCAAAGACAACCTCACCACGGGAGTCAACGGCCAGATTCGCTACCGGATCAGCGAGAACAACCTCTACCCGTATCTGTTTGGGGTGGAGAGCCCACTTGAGCATGTGATGGGCTACTTTGTCTCGGTGTTGCGTGAGCGGATCGCGAACTTTGTGGATCCCAAGGGGCAGAGCTTGTTGGCCGATGCCGTTGCCGAAACCGAAGCGATTGCAGGCACGGGCGACGGCGATCTGGAATCAAAATCGAGTGCCGTGGAGCTTTCCGAAGGCGTTTCGATCAACGATCTGCGGAAAAACCTGCCGCTGTTGAACCAGTACATGGAAGAGCAGTGTCGTTCGACGACGGCGCGGTATGGCATTGAACTCGATGCCGCATTGATCACTGAAATTGATCCTCCCGCTGAAGTCGACCGGGCTCTGTCCGCGATCAACAGCACACGCAACCAAGTTGCCGCCGACATCAGCACCGCGCGTGCGGATTCGGAGCAGCAGATCACGATGAGTGCTCGTGCAGTGGAAATCGCGACCAACAACGCGCAAGCCGAGGTGGCACCTTTGCATGAGCTTGCTGGCACGTTGATCAGCATCAAATCAGAGGGCGGATCGGATTGCTTGAAGGCTTACCTGCGGAACCTGCGAGTGCCGTTGTTCAAACGCACCGAACGTATTTATCAAACCGAATCGAAGATTGAAGGGAAGGCATAA
- a CDS encoding DUF1589 domain-containing protein produces the protein MQAEIQHRSRPGHYLAPSRCFGTKRGDQQRRHQAPNLPANHLARRGLTYGIWRAT, from the coding sequence TTGCAAGCAGAGATCCAGCATCGAAGTAGGCCAGGTCACTACCTGGCACCCAGCCGATGCTTTGGAACAAAGCGAGGCGACCAGCAACGCCGCCATCAAGCCCCAAACCTGCCAGCCAATCACCTTGCCAGGCGGGGCCTGACCTACGGAATTTGGAGAGCGACCTAA
- the pheT gene encoding phenylalanine--tRNA ligase subunit beta yields the protein MLVSWKWLSRYVDLTLPHDELVDRLSLSGLNHEGSETVDGDVVIDLEVTSNRGDCLGHLGVAREIAALTEQKLKIPAIEYQESGAAADESLAVANEMPEACPRYTARVIRGVKVGDSPEWLQESLKSVGIGVVNNVVDVTNYVMMECGQPLHAFDLAKVSDGKIVVRAGRDKEHLEAIDHRNYDLNDSTCVIADSSEALAVGGVMGGASSEVTEATTEIVLEAAEFVPLSVRRTARRLKLHSPSSFRFERRVDPVGIDWASRRACQLITEIAGGSVAPGVIDTAPEIPARETVLLRPKRVAALLGLEIETAELDKILRSLGCEVSAFADGLQCVPPSWRHDLTREVDLIEEVARIHGYDKIPEDSPIPVAPSSKRRFDTAMERIRGVLTASGISEAMTPSVVTEKLDLMVSPWTELPALQTRTTMLEGARTLRRSLIPSLLQSRAANWASASLVADLFEIAHVYLPAPAGSDSALLPDETYHIGLIAGEDFFSLKGTIETLCDRLGIPGELTVRPVDRDGFAKGGAVELSLVSDDGEAPLQLGFLGFVDDKLVKQWKLTGRVVAAELSADVLVNESRLVPQQQAVSPFPSIQRDLNLVLPESVRWNELSVLVRKAAKERLADLTYRETYRNEKVDGPDKKRVLFSMELQSQTETLSGGDADAIINELVASCEKQLDAVLLR from the coding sequence GTTGACGGCGATGTCGTGATCGATCTGGAGGTCACCAGCAATCGCGGCGATTGTCTGGGCCATCTCGGTGTCGCTCGAGAAATCGCGGCGTTGACGGAGCAGAAACTCAAGATCCCAGCGATTGAGTACCAAGAGTCCGGCGCGGCAGCGGATGAATCGCTCGCGGTTGCCAATGAAATGCCCGAAGCCTGCCCTCGCTACACCGCTCGCGTGATTCGCGGCGTGAAGGTGGGCGACAGTCCTGAGTGGCTGCAGGAATCGTTGAAGTCCGTTGGCATTGGGGTGGTCAACAATGTCGTCGACGTCACGAACTACGTGATGATGGAATGCGGCCAGCCACTGCATGCGTTTGATTTGGCGAAAGTCAGTGATGGCAAGATTGTGGTTCGCGCCGGCCGAGACAAGGAGCATCTCGAGGCCATCGATCACCGCAATTACGACCTGAATGATTCGACTTGCGTGATCGCGGATTCCTCCGAGGCATTGGCCGTTGGTGGCGTGATGGGTGGAGCTTCCTCGGAAGTCACCGAAGCGACGACCGAGATCGTCTTGGAAGCCGCCGAGTTTGTGCCTTTGTCGGTTCGCCGCACGGCTCGTCGATTGAAGTTGCACAGCCCATCGTCGTTCCGATTTGAACGTCGCGTGGATCCAGTCGGGATTGATTGGGCCAGTCGCCGGGCCTGCCAGTTGATCACCGAGATCGCCGGCGGATCGGTTGCACCGGGGGTCATCGACACCGCTCCCGAAATTCCTGCTCGTGAGACCGTGTTGCTGCGTCCCAAGCGTGTTGCGGCGCTGTTGGGTTTGGAAATCGAGACCGCGGAACTGGACAAAATCCTGCGTTCGCTCGGTTGTGAGGTTTCCGCGTTCGCGGATGGCTTGCAATGTGTCCCGCCAAGCTGGCGTCATGACCTGACTCGTGAGGTGGACTTGATCGAGGAAGTCGCGCGGATTCACGGCTACGACAAGATTCCCGAGGACTCCCCGATTCCGGTGGCTCCCAGCAGCAAGCGTCGTTTTGACACCGCGATGGAACGCATTCGTGGCGTGTTGACAGCGTCCGGAATCAGCGAAGCGATGACGCCCAGTGTGGTCACCGAAAAGCTCGATTTGATGGTCTCGCCGTGGACCGAACTGCCTGCCCTGCAGACTCGCACGACGATGTTGGAAGGTGCTCGCACGTTGCGGCGATCACTGATCCCAAGCTTGTTGCAAAGTCGCGCCGCGAACTGGGCTTCGGCCAGTTTGGTCGCGGACTTGTTCGAGATCGCTCACGTTTACTTGCCCGCGCCCGCGGGAAGTGACAGTGCGTTGTTGCCGGACGAGACCTATCACATTGGTCTGATCGCCGGGGAAGACTTCTTCTCGCTCAAGGGCACGATTGAAACATTGTGCGATCGCCTGGGCATTCCTGGCGAGCTGACCGTCCGTCCCGTGGATCGCGATGGGTTTGCCAAGGGCGGCGCGGTCGAGTTGTCGCTCGTCAGTGACGATGGCGAGGCTCCCCTGCAGTTGGGCTTCTTGGGATTTGTTGATGACAAGTTGGTCAAGCAGTGGAAGTTGACCGGGCGCGTTGTGGCAGCGGAGTTGTCAGCGGACGTGCTGGTCAATGAATCGCGATTGGTGCCACAGCAACAAGCGGTCAGCCCATTCCCATCGATTCAGCGTGACCTCAACTTGGTGTTGCCTGAGTCAGTGCGTTGGAACGAGCTTTCGGTTCTGGTTCGCAAGGCAGCCAAGGAGCGTTTGGCGGATTTGACCTATCGCGAAACGTATCGCAACGAAAAGGTCGACGGCCCCGACAAGAAACGCGTGCTGTTCTCGATGGAATTGCAAAGCCAAACGGAGACACTCAGCGGCGGCGACGCCGATGCGATCATCAACGAGTTGGTCGCGTCGTGCGAAAAACAACTGGATGCCGTGTTGCTTCGTTAG